The Mucilaginibacter mallensis genome has a segment encoding these proteins:
- the trxA gene encoding thioredoxin, with protein MALEITDANFEELVLKSDKPVLIDFWAEWCGPCRMVGPVVEEIAKEYEGKAVVGKVNVDNNPGISMKFGIRNIPALLYFKNGEIVDKQIGAVPKSILAGKLSAQL; from the coding sequence ATGGCTTTAGAAATAACAGATGCAAACTTTGAGGAGCTTGTTCTTAAATCAGATAAACCAGTACTAATTGATTTTTGGGCTGAATGGTGTGGTCCTTGTCGTATGGTTGGTCCGGTAGTTGAAGAAATTGCAAAGGAATATGAAGGCAAAGCAGTTGTAGGCAAAGTTAACGTCGACAATAACCCGGGTATATCAATGAAATTTGGTATCCGTAACATCCCTGCCTTATTATACTTTAAGAACGGCGAAATTGTTGACAAACAAATCGGCGCTGTTCCAAAATCAATATTAGCCGGCAAATTATCTGCTCAGTTATAA
- a CDS encoding DUF58 domain-containing protein → MPKLNDDQEIRQLANLELLARQVVEGFITGLHQSPFHGFSVEFAEHRLYNNGESVKNIDWKLLARTDKLFVKQFEEETNLRCFLLLDTSSSMNFPEKGTSKLQFSIYAVASLMYLFKKQRDAFGLCLFSDKIDWISAAKSTNTHLFYLYAELENAYNQPKANTNTNITDVLHHMAQEVHQRSMIIIFSDMLENNLSDEKLQALFAAIQHLKYNKHEVVIFNVNDKQKELDFNFDNRPHHFIDMESGEQVKVHPGKIREAYLSSLAHYKNQLKLKCAQYNIDLIDANIEDGYSNILKAYLIKRNKMV, encoded by the coding sequence ATGCCGAAATTAAACGACGATCAGGAAATAAGGCAACTGGCCAATCTTGAACTACTGGCCCGCCAGGTGGTTGAGGGCTTTATTACCGGCCTGCACCAGAGCCCATTCCATGGCTTTTCAGTTGAATTTGCTGAACACCGCTTGTATAATAATGGAGAATCGGTAAAAAATATCGACTGGAAATTACTGGCCCGTACCGATAAGCTATTTGTAAAGCAGTTTGAAGAGGAAACCAACCTGCGCTGTTTTCTGCTATTGGATACCTCATCAAGCATGAACTTTCCGGAGAAGGGTACCAGCAAATTACAGTTTTCCATTTACGCGGTGGCATCGCTCATGTACCTGTTTAAAAAACAGCGCGATGCGTTTGGTTTGTGCCTGTTCTCAGATAAGATCGACTGGATCAGCGCGGCTAAATCAACCAATACACACCTGTTCTATTTATATGCTGAGCTGGAAAATGCTTATAATCAGCCTAAAGCGAACACCAACACCAATATAACTGATGTACTGCATCACATGGCACAGGAGGTTCACCAGCGCTCCATGATCATTATTTTTAGCGATATGCTGGAGAATAATTTGAGTGACGAAAAACTGCAGGCACTGTTCGCGGCTATTCAGCATTTAAAATACAATAAGCACGAAGTGGTGATATTTAACGTGAACGACAAGCAAAAAGAGCTGGATTTTAACTTTGATAACCGCCCACACCATTTTATTGATATGGAGAGCGGCGAGCAGGTAAAGGTGCATCCGGGTAAGATCAGGGAGGCTTATTTGTCGTCATTGGCGCACTACAAAAATCAGCTGAAACTTAAATGTGCACAATATAACATCGATTTGATTGATGCTAATATTGAGGATGGTTACAGCAATATTTTAAAGGCTTATCTTATCAAGAGAAATAAGATGGTGTAA
- a CDS encoding glycoside hydrolase family 130 protein, with protein sequence MRLVVERKPIRVNPDPKRVIARFFFNGNDRAKEVIERVMEISEAAAFSIVSPLLQEYSKRHRNITRVLNRHCSRLKPLFSELNIDYDTLTVYRKLLIGSYFTHEYSIESAAFFNPSIVEDPDQSELQEGQKRMIISFRAVGEGHISSITFRRALVDQNNNITVLPAGSYIDEAEIVRNAVYNKKLFFDKAVATQINIDVLKELESKLDHHFEYSNLRSAILDSQKLQESDMQKLEYDKILWLADSYYEIVFSLDTDISDRVIFPISEYERKGIEDARFVHFRHDDGTSVYYATYTAYDGALIMPKLLQTTDFYNFKIMPLYGAGAQNKNLALFPRKINGKYVMISRIDGCNNYIMYSDKINIWEKPELLQKPKFNWEFIQIGNCGSPIETPDGWVMITHGVGPMRRYVLGASLLKLDDPAIEIGRLREPLLIPNSEEREGYVPNVLYSCGAIVHNGKLIIPYGVSDSSTAFAELDLNDLINKLKEDGAISAQIDAEAAEKKKKGEKAAVADNA encoded by the coding sequence ATGAGATTAGTTGTAGAACGTAAACCCATAAGAGTTAATCCCGATCCTAAACGTGTAATTGCCAGGTTCTTCTTTAATGGGAACGATCGCGCTAAAGAAGTTATTGAACGGGTAATGGAAATAAGTGAGGCAGCAGCATTCAGCATTGTGTCGCCGTTATTGCAGGAATATTCCAAACGCCACCGTAATATTACCCGGGTTTTAAACCGCCATTGCAGCAGGTTAAAACCTCTTTTTTCAGAGCTTAATATTGATTATGATACCTTAACGGTATACCGCAAATTATTGATCGGCTCGTATTTTACGCACGAGTATTCAATCGAGTCGGCGGCATTTTTTAACCCGTCGATAGTTGAGGACCCGGATCAGAGCGAGTTGCAGGAAGGCCAAAAACGGATGATCATCAGCTTCAGGGCCGTGGGCGAGGGGCACATATCATCCATCACCTTCCGCCGTGCTTTGGTTGATCAGAATAATAATATCACGGTTTTACCGGCAGGCAGTTATATTGATGAAGCCGAGATTGTACGCAATGCCGTTTATAATAAAAAACTGTTTTTTGATAAGGCAGTCGCCACCCAAATAAATATTGATGTGTTGAAAGAGTTGGAATCCAAGCTCGATCATCACTTTGAATACTCCAACCTGCGCAGTGCCATCCTCGATTCGCAAAAATTACAGGAAAGTGATATGCAGAAACTGGAGTACGACAAGATACTTTGGCTGGCAGATTCTTATTATGAGATTGTATTTTCACTGGATACGGATATATCCGATCGTGTGATATTCCCGATATCGGAGTATGAGCGCAAGGGAATTGAAGATGCCAGGTTTGTACACTTCAGGCATGATGATGGTACTTCGGTTTATTATGCAACTTACACCGCATACGATGGTGCGCTGATAATGCCGAAACTGCTGCAAACAACCGACTTTTACAACTTTAAAATAATGCCATTATATGGTGCGGGTGCTCAGAACAAAAATCTGGCGCTGTTTCCGCGTAAGATTAATGGCAAATATGTAATGATATCGCGTATTGACGGCTGCAATAACTACATCATGTACTCTGATAAGATCAACATATGGGAAAAGCCTGAGCTGCTGCAAAAACCAAAATTCAACTGGGAGTTTATACAGATAGGTAACTGCGGTTCGCCGATTGAAACCCCAGATGGCTGGGTAATGATAACACATGGTGTAGGCCCTATGCGCAGGTATGTGCTTGGCGCCAGTTTGCTAAAGCTGGATGATCCTGCTATTGAGATAGGCCGACTGCGTGAGCCATTGCTGATACCAAACAGCGAAGAACGTGAAGGTTATGTGCCAAACGTATTATACTCTTGCGGCGCGATAGTGCATAATGGCAAGCTCATTATCCCTTATGGCGTATCCGATTCATCCACAGCATTTGCCGAACTGGATCTGAACGACCTTATCAATAAACTGAAAGAGGATGGCGCCATATCAGCCCAGATTGATGCCGAGGCTGCTGAGAAGAAGAAAAAAGGGGAGAAGGCTGCGGTAGCGGATAACGCGTAG
- a CDS encoding APC family permease, which yields MAETSTHLERGLSLTQATAINMIDMVGIGPFVTIPFIVGAMRGPQCVLAWLLGAALAFLDGSVWAELGAKWPMAGGSYVFLQKVYGENRFGKMMSFLLVWQTIIQAPLVVASAAIGFSKYLTYLVSLNGIQQKMVSGALVIVVTILLYRNIKSIGKISVLLWIITGGTFLWLIGSGFHNFNPKWAFGFSKDAFDLTPIFWVGLGQASLQSVYSYLGYYNVCHLGGDIKNPEKNIPRSIFISVSGIAILYIGMQIMVSGAMPWQQIAGSNFIVSTYFELIYGPFAGKLATVLVLIIASASLLAVMLGYSRIPYAAALDGNFFKIFAKLHPKKQFPYVSLLFLGGIGFIFSLLLKLTDVIKAILTMRIIVQFVGQSIGVIYWHKTKPDDVRPYKMWLYPLPAIIGIIIWLFILFSNNWQYIVGATGFILTGAAVYFIVIEPQKRKRELEKA from the coding sequence ATGGCAGAAACTTCTACTCATCTTGAACGCGGGTTATCATTAACACAGGCTACCGCCATCAATATGATCGATATGGTGGGCATAGGTCCGTTTGTAACCATACCTTTTATTGTTGGTGCCATGCGGGGACCACAATGCGTACTGGCTTGGCTATTAGGGGCGGCGCTTGCATTTTTAGATGGGTCGGTATGGGCGGAACTAGGCGCAAAATGGCCAATGGCAGGTGGCAGCTATGTTTTCCTGCAAAAAGTTTATGGCGAGAACAGGTTCGGCAAAATGATGTCGTTCCTGCTGGTATGGCAAACCATTATACAAGCGCCATTGGTAGTAGCCAGTGCTGCAATCGGCTTCTCTAAATACCTTACCTACCTGGTAAGCCTGAATGGTATACAGCAAAAAATGGTGAGCGGGGCGTTAGTCATCGTAGTTACCATTTTATTATACCGCAATATTAAAAGTATAGGCAAAATATCTGTGTTATTGTGGATCATTACCGGGGGCACATTCCTGTGGCTCATAGGTTCGGGATTTCACAATTTCAATCCTAAATGGGCATTTGGCTTTAGTAAAGATGCCTTTGATCTTACGCCGATATTTTGGGTGGGGTTAGGCCAAGCATCGCTTCAATCTGTTTATTCCTACCTGGGTTATTACAATGTATGCCATTTAGGCGGCGACATCAAAAATCCGGAGAAAAATATTCCACGCAGTATTTTCATTTCGGTAAGCGGCATTGCCATACTGTACATCGGCATGCAGATCATGGTTTCGGGTGCGATGCCATGGCAGCAGATAGCAGGCTCAAATTTCATTGTCAGCACTTATTTTGAGCTTATTTATGGCCCTTTTGCAGGTAAATTGGCTACAGTGTTGGTATTGATTATTGCCAGCGCGTCGTTATTGGCAGTAATGCTTGGCTATTCACGTATCCCCTATGCGGCAGCATTGGATGGCAACTTTTTTAAAATATTCGCGAAGCTTCATCCCAAAAAGCAGTTCCCTTATGTGTCGCTGTTGTTTTTAGGAGGGATAGGTTTTATATTCAGCCTACTGCTTAAACTAACGGATGTAATAAAGGCTATACTTACCATGCGCATCATCGTGCAGTTTGTGGGGCAGTCAATAGGCGTTATCTACTGGCACAAAACCAAACCCGATGATGTTAGGCCCTATAAAATGTGGCTGTACCCGCTGCCTGCTATTATTGGCATTATTATATGGCTTTTTATTCTTTTCAGTAATAACTGGCAGTACATTGTTGGTGCCACAGGCTTTATACTAACAGGTGCAGCAGTTTATTTTATAGTTATTGAGCCTCAAAAAAGGAAGAGGGAATTGGAAAAGGCATAA
- a CDS encoding glycosyltransferase family 4 protein produces the protein MKVAVLSPVAWRTPPRHYGPWEQVASNIAEGLVAKGVEVTLFATGDSITAGKLDAVCAQGYEEDRSQDAKVLECLHISNLMEKAGDFDIIHNNFDFLPLTYSGLIKTPIITTIHGFSSPRIIPVYKKYNSMGHYVSISNADRSTELEYLATVYNGLDTRDFEFTATPDDYLLYFGRIHHDKGTAEAIAIAKKSKKKLLIAGIIQDEGYYKDKIEPELNNQIIYVGHARPDKRKELLGKATTLLHPINFNEPFGMSVAEAMLCGTPVIAFNKGSMPELIQDQKTGFLVNTIDEAVDAVTQVSHINRKDCYDWANAQFSRDKMVEDYYGLYQQILG, from the coding sequence ATGAAAGTTGCCGTTTTATCACCCGTTGCCTGGCGCACACCGCCCAGGCATTATGGACCGTGGGAGCAGGTAGCTTCAAATATTGCTGAAGGACTGGTTGCAAAAGGTGTTGAAGTAACGCTTTTTGCAACCGGCGATTCGATAACCGCCGGAAAGCTTGATGCTGTTTGCGCGCAGGGATATGAAGAGGACAGATCGCAGGATGCGAAAGTATTGGAATGCCTGCACATCAGCAACCTGATGGAAAAGGCGGGGGATTTTGATATCATCCATAACAATTTTGATTTCCTTCCCCTCACCTATTCAGGATTAATAAAAACGCCGATAATTACCACTATCCATGGTTTTTCATCACCCAGGATAATACCGGTTTACAAAAAGTATAACTCCATGGGCCATTACGTATCCATCAGTAACGCCGACCGCAGTACTGAGTTGGAATACTTAGCTACTGTTTACAATGGCTTGGATACCCGCGATTTTGAGTTTACGGCTACGCCCGATGATTACTTGCTCTATTTCGGCAGAATCCATCACGATAAAGGCACCGCCGAAGCCATTGCCATCGCAAAAAAAAGCAAAAAGAAATTATTAATAGCCGGCATCATTCAGGATGAAGGCTATTATAAAGATAAGATAGAACCTGAATTAAATAATCAGATCATATACGTTGGTCACGCCAGGCCTGATAAACGGAAAGAGCTATTAGGTAAAGCAACTACCTTACTCCATCCTATCAATTTTAACGAACCATTTGGCATGAGTGTAGCCGAAGCCATGCTCTGCGGCACGCCGGTAATCGCCTTCAATAAAGGCTCAATGCCGGAGTTAATACAGGATCAGAAAACTGGCTTTTTGGTGAATACTATTGATGAAGCCGTTGATGCGGTTACTCAGGTTAGTCATATCAATAGAAAAGATTGCTATGATTGGGCTAACGCTCAGTTCTCGCGTGATAAAATGGTTGAGGATTATTATGGTTTATATCAGCAGATATTGGGTTGA
- a CDS encoding glycosyltransferase family 4 protein, with amino-acid sequence MKIAYISTYPPRECGIATFNQNLMRAIHANFPKRKSLLESGFVVALNDSENLHEYEYPEEVKYIIRQNHQKDYIRAANYINTSTADVCIMEHEFGIYGGESGIYILPLLNRLEKPLISILHTILKEPSYVQRIIIREIAEQSSKIIVMSKRAVEFLTTIYDIPAEKIQIIEHGVPDVEAPEINPIKSLSQFKNHRVLLTFGLISRNKGLETVIKALPKIVEKHPDVMYVVLGNTHPGVIKNSGEEYRDHLKSLAAQLGVAKNLSFINKFVAEEELVEYLTACEIYVTPYLNEAQITSGTLSYAVGSGAAVVSTPYWHAQELLDHNRGRLFDFKDTEALADIVNELLDQDRLLKELKENAYEYGLHLRWPVTGAEYIKVAQESCRTHDFSDKILRNSIVDPEILPKFSLTHVIRLTDDTGIVQHAKYGIPNLKEGYCLDDNARALIMALMAYQRSKSKEAFELLPVYLSYIHYMQTDDGNFRNFLSFNRQYLDEVGSEDSFGRTIWALGYLISCAASNSYREFALEIFQKSFPHFKALKHLRGMANTIIGVSLYLQVFPTDEGMVKELAVLTQPLLDAYDRNEAEDWQWFEEKMTYDNAILPLALLHSAEITGNEKAKAIAMKTMAFLDKLTLANGYLSPVGNDGWYYKGGEFPIFDQQAIETMAMVLMHFQAYQIFREPEYIEKMFLSYKWFLGENTLRAPLYDHETKGCCDGLLPTGINRNQGAESTLAYLISHLTVLKAFELEYEYNKVGQRLEIC; translated from the coding sequence ATGAAAATAGCATACATCTCAACCTATCCGCCCCGCGAATGTGGTATTGCCACGTTCAATCAAAACCTAATGCGTGCCATTCATGCCAATTTCCCTAAACGGAAAAGCTTATTGGAAAGCGGTTTTGTGGTGGCTTTAAACGATTCGGAAAATTTGCATGAATATGAATATCCTGAAGAAGTAAAATATATCATCCGTCAAAACCACCAAAAGGACTATATCAGGGCTGCCAATTATATCAATACCAGCACGGCTGATGTTTGTATAATGGAGCATGAGTTCGGTATTTATGGCGGCGAAAGTGGTATATACATTCTTCCATTGCTTAACAGGCTGGAGAAACCGCTGATATCTATCCTGCATACCATACTAAAGGAACCCAGCTATGTGCAGCGCATTATTATTCGTGAAATAGCCGAGCAATCATCAAAAATTATTGTGATGAGTAAAAGGGCGGTTGAGTTTTTAACCACCATTTATGATATCCCTGCTGAAAAGATCCAGATCATTGAACATGGCGTGCCTGATGTTGAAGCACCGGAGATCAACCCAATAAAAAGCTTGTCGCAGTTTAAAAACCACAGGGTATTATTAACTTTTGGTTTGATAAGCCGCAATAAAGGCCTCGAAACCGTTATAAAGGCACTCCCCAAAATAGTTGAAAAACACCCTGATGTTATGTATGTGGTGCTGGGCAACACGCACCCCGGCGTTATCAAAAACTCGGGCGAGGAATACAGGGATCACCTGAAATCATTAGCCGCGCAACTGGGTGTGGCTAAAAATCTTTCTTTCATCAACAAATTTGTGGCCGAGGAGGAATTGGTAGAATACCTTACCGCCTGCGAAATTTATGTCACTCCATATTTAAACGAGGCGCAGATCACCAGCGGTACATTATCATACGCTGTTGGTTCAGGCGCGGCAGTGGTATCAACCCCATATTGGCATGCACAAGAACTACTTGACCATAACCGCGGCCGACTGTTCGATTTTAAAGATACTGAAGCCTTAGCCGACATAGTAAACGAACTGCTAGATCAGGATAGATTATTAAAAGAACTTAAAGAAAATGCCTACGAATACGGCTTGCACTTACGCTGGCCGGTTACAGGTGCCGAATATATTAAAGTAGCCCAGGAATCATGTCGCACGCACGATTTCAGCGACAAGATATTGCGCAACAGTATTGTTGACCCGGAGATATTGCCAAAATTCAGCTTAACGCATGTTATACGCTTAACTGACGATACAGGTATAGTGCAACACGCCAAATACGGCATCCCTAATTTAAAGGAGGGCTATTGTCTGGATGATAATGCACGTGCCTTAATTATGGCATTGATGGCTTATCAACGTAGCAAAAGCAAGGAAGCATTTGAATTGTTGCCGGTATACCTGAGCTACATCCACTACATGCAAACGGATGATGGTAACTTCCGTAACTTTTTGAGCTTTAACAGGCAATATTTGGATGAAGTGGGCTCTGAAGATTCTTTTGGCCGTACCATTTGGGCTTTAGGCTATTTGATCAGCTGCGCTGCAAGCAATTCTTATCGTGAGTTTGCGCTGGAGATCTTTCAGAAATCGTTCCCTCACTTTAAGGCATTAAAACATTTAAGGGGCATGGCCAATACCATTATCGGTGTGAGCTTGTATCTGCAGGTTTTCCCTACGGATGAAGGTATGGTAAAAGAACTGGCTGTACTTACCCAACCGCTATTAGATGCTTATGACAGAAACGAGGCCGAAGACTGGCAATGGTTTGAGGAAAAAATGACTTATGACAATGCCATACTACCACTGGCACTGTTACATTCAGCTGAAATAACCGGTAACGAAAAAGCAAAGGCGATAGCGATGAAAACTATGGCTTTCCTTGATAAACTCACCCTGGCAAATGGCTATTTAAGTCCGGTTGGTAATGATGGCTGGTATTATAAGGGCGGCGAATTCCCTATTTTCGATCAGCAGGCTATTGAAACCATGGCTATGGTGTTGATGCATTTCCAGGCGTACCAGATCTTCCGTGAGCCGGAGTATATCGAGAAAATGTTCCTGAGCTATAAATGGTTCCTGGGTGAAAATACGCTGCGCGCGCCCTTATATGACCACGAAACCAAGGGCTGCTGCGATGGTTTGCTACCAACAGGTATAAACCGTAACCAGGGTGCCGAAAGTACCTTAGCATACCTGATATCCCACTTAACGGTATTAAAAGCCTTTGAGCTGGAATACGAATACAACAAAGTGGGCCAGCGTTTGGAGATCTGCTAA
- a CDS encoding aspartate aminotransferase family protein has product MLTLRQLFLANNAQTTNFPLLLEFERAEGIYMYDNEGKPYIDLISGIGVSNLGHSNPYVINAIKEQVDKYMHLMVYGEYVQSPQVRFAEKLVSILPDNLQSVYFTNSGAEAVEGALKLAKRFTGRANIIACHNSYHGSTHGALSVMGNEEFKQAYRPLLPGVRFINFNNTDDLSLIDEQTACVIIETVQGEAGIRVPDIAYMQALRKRCNETGTLLILDEIQAAFGRTGKLFAFEHFGIVPDILLLAKALGGGMPIGAFISSNAIMSALKENPILGHITTFGGHPVCCAAGLAALEVLLDEKLCEQVAAKEALIRASLIHPTIKEIRGKGLMLALELESFDLNKKIIDRCIENGVITDWFLHCSNAMRLAPPLIITLDEIKKACEIISEAVDYYS; this is encoded by the coding sequence ATGCTAACCCTGCGCCAGCTTTTCCTTGCCAACAACGCTCAAACCACCAACTTCCCGCTTTTGCTTGAATTTGAACGGGCCGAAGGCATTTATATGTACGATAACGAGGGTAAACCCTACATCGACCTAATATCCGGCATTGGTGTAAGCAACCTTGGGCATAGCAATCCATATGTTATCAATGCAATAAAAGAGCAGGTAGATAAATACATGCACCTGATGGTTTACGGCGAGTATGTACAATCGCCGCAGGTACGTTTTGCAGAAAAGCTGGTTTCCATACTTCCCGATAATCTTCAATCTGTATATTTTACCAACTCCGGCGCTGAAGCTGTTGAGGGCGCTTTAAAACTGGCCAAGCGCTTTACCGGCCGGGCAAATATCATTGCCTGCCACAATTCTTATCATGGCAGTACGCATGGCGCATTAAGCGTTATGGGTAACGAGGAATTTAAACAGGCTTATCGACCATTGCTACCGGGAGTTAGGTTCATCAATTTTAATAATACCGATGATCTAAGTTTGATTGATGAGCAAACCGCCTGTGTTATTATAGAAACCGTGCAGGGCGAGGCAGGTATCCGTGTGCCTGATATAGCCTACATGCAAGCCCTACGCAAACGATGCAATGAAACAGGCACGCTACTGATACTGGATGAGATACAAGCCGCATTCGGCCGCACAGGCAAACTTTTCGCGTTTGAGCATTTTGGTATTGTACCCGATATATTGCTGCTGGCAAAGGCTCTAGGTGGCGGCATGCCGATAGGCGCTTTCATCTCATCAAACGCTATCATGTCGGCATTAAAGGAGAACCCTATACTGGGGCATATCACCACCTTTGGCGGTCACCCGGTATGCTGCGCGGCAGGTTTGGCTGCGCTGGAGGTTTTGCTGGATGAAAAATTATGCGAACAAGTTGCCGCCAAGGAAGCACTAATAAGAGCATCATTGATTCATCCGACTATAAAAGAGATCCGCGGCAAAGGATTAATGCTCGCCCTTGAACTGGAAAGCTTCGATCTTAATAAAAAGATCATCGATCGTTGTATTGAAAACGGTGTAATTACCGATTGGTTTTTGCATTGCAGCAATGCCATGCGCCTGGCCCCTCCCCTTATCATCACCCTCGACGAAATCAAAAAAGCCTGCGAAATCATTTCAGAGGCTGTTGATTATTATTCTTAA
- a CDS encoding RNA polymerase sigma factor, whose protein sequence is MSVQVDDAEILSKFQDEKTRNEAFNLLLKKYQQKIYWHIRRMVIDHDDADDIAQDVFIKVWKNLLGFRNDAQLYTWMYRIATNECITFLNKKKAKNNISLDEVDYSLADTLADSSYFDGDKAQRKLQEALLTLPEKQKLVFNMKYYDDMKYEEISEVLGTSVGALKASFHLAVKKIETFLLSKD, encoded by the coding sequence ATGTCGGTACAGGTTGATGATGCAGAGATACTAAGCAAGTTCCAGGATGAAAAAACCCGGAACGAGGCTTTTAACCTGCTGCTAAAGAAATACCAGCAAAAAATTTACTGGCATATCCGCCGCATGGTTATTGACCATGATGACGCCGATGATATTGCACAGGATGTGTTTATAAAAGTGTGGAAGAATCTACTAGGCTTCCGTAACGATGCACAGCTATACACCTGGATGTACCGCATAGCCACCAACGAGTGCATCACCTTTTTAAATAAGAAAAAAGCAAAAAATAATATCTCGCTTGACGAGGTAGACTATTCGCTGGCCGATACGCTGGCCGACTCAAGCTACTTTGACGGCGATAAGGCGCAAAGAAAGTTACAGGAAGCCCTGCTTACCCTGCCTGAAAAACAAAAGCTGGTATTTAACATGAAGTATTACGATGATATGAAATACGAAGAAATATCAGAGGTATTGGGCACAAGCGTAGGCGCTTTAAAGGCATCTTTTCACCTTGCTGTGAAAAAAATTGAGACCTTTTTATTATCAAAAGATTAA
- the bcp gene encoding thioredoxin-dependent thiol peroxidase — protein MATLKDGDKAPKFTAKDQNGNTVSLADFKGKTVILYFYPKDDTPGCTAEACSFRDNYQSLLSKGFQVIGVSTDDEKSHKKFETKYSLPFPLIADEDKSIVEAYGVWAEKNMYGKKYMGTVRTTFIINGEGVISHVINKVDTQNSSQQVLDLV, from the coding sequence ATGGCAACACTTAAAGATGGCGATAAAGCCCCGAAATTTACCGCAAAGGATCAAAATGGGAATACCGTTTCCTTAGCTGATTTTAAAGGTAAAACAGTAATTCTGTATTTTTATCCAAAAGATGATACCCCTGGCTGTACCGCTGAGGCCTGCAGTTTCCGCGATAACTATCAATCGTTGCTAAGCAAAGGTTTTCAGGTTATTGGCGTGAGCACCGATGATGAAAAATCGCACAAAAAATTCGAGACCAAATACAGCCTGCCTTTCCCGCTTATTGCCGATGAGGACAAAAGCATAGTTGAAGCCTACGGCGTTTGGGCAGAGAAGAACATGTATGGCAAAAAATATATGGGTACCGTACGCACCACCTTTATTATTAATGGAGAGGGTGTGATCAGCCATGTGATTAATAAGGTGGATACACAGAATTCATCACAGCAGGTGTTGGATTTGGTGTAA